The sequence CAAAAGAACAATTTGAAGAAACAAAAAACCTCACTAGTGGAGGACCTGAAGAATTTCATTTCGATGCTAAAGCATTGCACGTGACTACTGAGTTAATACCTGAGGTAactcttttctcaaatggttACTTGTAAAAAACTTCTGACTAATTTGGGCCTTTTAAAATATGTTCGTTTAactttttagaaaagaaataatgaattaCGACTTCTTCTCTGAATAAATATAACTGGAGGTGGGCTGCTGTAGACACAATTAGACATTACACCTATGGCTTTTGAATGGATTGACTTCTTTGTCAGTGGCGCATGAGCATCTTGGCGAAAAGTTCAATTTGATAGTAATCGTTCCAAGGCCAATAGCATTAAGAAGAAACCAAGTTGACAAAGTTTGACCTTTGGGCTTGGATACCTAGCTCATAACTAGTGCATTTGTTAATCCTGTATGAGATTATACCCAATAAGGGCAGTAATGTTCTTGAACATATTCAGTACAATGGCTTTTTTAGGACAATCTGATGGAGCCAAAGCATTTTGATATCATTTTTTCCTAATGAGTATAAGACAAGCAACAGCCCAAACTCCTCTTCTCTATCTACCAAGTTAGGCCCTGTGGCTGTGGGAGATATAGCCTTGTGCAAGCTATTGAATTGCCATATGTTCAAATATTAATTCGTACCTTTGCAGTCTTATTTTAGTTCCTGTTCTTTTCCTgtaaattttgttttctaatgttatgCTCAATGCTATTTAGtcagagaaaaattagaaagacTTTGAATTTTATGATGAAGATTGGGCGGTTATTATCTCCACTTGGCAGTCTTGAGCTTGGCTTGTTGTCTAGTTGAATAACCTTTAAGTTCAGTTCAAGTATAAGTACTGTGCTTGTATTAGCTTGAGCCCAATTTGATGCTCACAGATTTCTTTGCTAAGCAGAGCTTTAACTTTAGTAGGTTTTTAGTTTGCCTGGGCTTGTGATTACTGTAATTGatctttttcattaattatgtACACTGGTAACTTCTGATTCTTTTGACGCTGAGCTGGTCAAAGTTTCATGCAGGATAGAGTTACTCAGCAAGCAGAGAAAGTGGAGCTGGACATGTTACACATTGACTGTTTCAATAATAACCATCAGGAAACCAATCCATCTCCTTCCAGATATGGCCATGATGAACTGAACTTTGAGGTGCCATTGGCAGTGTCAGATTCCTATACCAAAACCGTAACTGTGGATCCTATACTTGGTTTCGTTGAAGTAGAGTCAAATAGCATTAGCACCATTTCTGGTTTTAGTAACTCGGtgaatcaaattcaaaatgagATAAATGTTAGTGATAAGATTGGTAGGAAGGATCTCCAACCTTCTTTGAATTCAGTTGGTGCTGAACAACTTAATGGCGATGGTGACCTAACAAAAGCAGTTAGTGTTCCAGTATCGGAGAGTTCAGAAGATGAACAATTCCTCTTCAGTGATCTTGATGACTTGAAATACAGAGAAACTGGGTATGTGTCAACTTGTCCAGTTTCAAATAAAGAAGCTTGTCCCTCATCTTGTCCAGCAGGCACTAATGAAGTGAATGGGCCTTTCAGTACGAATGATGAATGTAATTCATCTCAAGAGAGCTTCCACCAAACAAATCAATTGGCTGATATCATAAGCATAGGCAATTCAAAGGTAGCATCAAGTCccatttctatttctaaacTTAATAGCACTGCTGATACAGAAATTAGACGGCGGGCAGAATCATTACCTGATATATGGTCACGCATTGATAATCTGGGTACAGAGGATGTTAAACATCCTTTAAGTCATTCACTGGACACAAACTCCAAGTCCTTGGACTGGAATTTGCATTACAAAGATGAGTCACGCTTTATAAGTTCAGATACAGATAATGAAAACCAATCATCACTGGAGCACTCCAATAAGGAAGAATCTCATCGTTCAGAAGATATTAGAAGTGCTGTTGTGAATCCTGCTGTTGGTAAGAATACATGGATAATTGTTTTgtgccatttttattttccgaGTTCGCAATAATTTCAGGTTGAGTGTTTAATTTACAGAAACAAAAACTTGTCTAGTTCGTATTTGCTCATTTGTTTTCATAAGAAGAATGGAATGTGATGTTACTGCATTTAAAAGATTATGCTCCCTCTAAATTACTGGATTGTTCCTTTTAATTGTGCGATTAAGTGGAGGAATGGTTTTCGTCATTTATTTTAGGCATCTAATTTCCCCTTATGTAGCAAACAACTAGAAAATCACATGCATTGTGCTCTATGCAGAGATATCTCTTTGCAAACACCTGTTATATGAAGGAATGGGAGCTGAAGCTGCTTCTCAAGCATTTGATGCTGAAAAGCTGGACAtagataaatttaattctatagGTCCTACAGTGGTGAAGAATGATAGGCTTATTGTTAGAATTGGTGGCCATTACTTTCCATGGGATGCAGCTGCTCCTATTGTTTTAGGAATGGTTACATTTGGAAGTGAAATCATGTTTGAACCAAAAGGCATGATCTCTGTTGACCAAGTTCAGAAATCTCTTGTAGGGGATCCATCAAGTGCCATTGTTACCACTGGTGAAGGCTGGAGAATTTGGCCTTTCTCTTTTAGAAGATCAAGATCTAGGAAGGCTGGACAGCCAACACTAACTGAGACTGGGAGCTCTGATGCTGACAATGTTTCAGATAACAAACTTCTTATGGATAATGAGAAAACTCTGGTTAAGCCTAAGGCCTTGAAGAAGATTGTGAGGGCGAATACTCCAACATCTGAAGAGCTTGCATCTTTGAATCTAAAGGAAGGTAGTAATGTGATAACATTCACATTCTCCACTGCAATGCTGGGAAGGCAGAAGGTCATTTTGCATTGCATTTATTACTTGACAATTACCCTTTTTCCCTtgtataaaattttctttgttttattttctcttttgtaaTTTGAAGTTTTCTCTTTCACTTAGTATTTTCAGTTGAATTCTCTGGATATTACCTAACAATTATGTTGCTGAACAGGTTGATGCTAGAATTTATTTGTGGAAATGGAACACTCGCATAGTAATCTCAGATGTGGATGGGACCATAACAAGGTAAGAGTTCTTTAAGATAATATAATGTGACAGAGAATTCTAAATCCTATGCTATTTTAAAACGATTATATGTTGAAACTCTGACAGTTCTCAGAATTTTATGCATCACTATATATGAGGTGGCAAAAATGCACGAGTGACCTTCATCATAAGTGTTGTACTTCCTTCTGTAACGGATTGTAGATTTGTTAACTTTGTGGGCATATCTGAACTGGATGGTTAATATGTGATGTATAATCACATGGTCCCGCATCAAAAAGTAGATACATTTATTATCTGTAGACTAGTAAACAATCCAAAGTATTATCAGTGCCACCCAAATTTGGTGGAAAGGATCTGCTGACTGCCACTAGATTAAGACCTGGTTTTTAAATATGACCATTTAAAGGATTGGGAAGTACTCCAGCATACTTGAttgagataaaataatatttaaactgTGGCTGTGGTTTTTGGTCTCTTTAAGAGATGTGGCTTCTCTTTTCCTACTGTCTCTGGATATAAGGAATATAAAGATTTTGCACAGAAGGGAGCAGCGTAGTATCAGATGTATGTTAGCTTTTAATGATTCTAaggatttttaaattcatcaaTGATGTGATGGATTAACTTATCAGTCTGATCAACTGTCTGTCCTTAAAATGATGCTCCTTTGTTTCATGCAAATATGCACTAATATCTAACTTTTAAGATTTCGGCTCATTTACATATTAATACATCtttttacctcttttatggggttcATTTGTTTCTCTGTTATGCATCGTGCGTTCACACCAGGCAAGTAAATGTTTTTCTGTTTGAGTTATATGATCACCTATCGTGCATCTCTGTTTTCACTTGCGCACTTACATTAGAGTCAGTTTGCATATATTAATACTTCCTTGATGTAGTAAAATTTACATTTCTATGGTTGGTTAGCTTTTGGTTTCCTGGAGCGGGTTTCTCCTGAAAATGTCTGACTCCTTTGTTTGACGTTGCTACTACAGATCAGATGTTCTTGGTCAGTTCATGCCTTTGGTTGGGGTAGATTGGTCACAAACAGGGGTTGCACATTTATTTTCAGCTATTAAGGTCTGTGGCATCTCATTTGATGTGTTTGAATGTATCTGAGAGTTCATAATTTAGTTGACACAATCCTTTACATTTTTTCACTCATGAATTTGTATCAGAAAATTTCTTGTGGCTTGTTCCACGCTATCCAAATTGGGTTTCAACTTTTGATCCATATGTCTATTTCTTCATGTGGAATCATTATTCTTGTGCTTGGAAATGTATAATATCTTTCAATAGGACTGTTAAAATGCAATAGTATTTATATGCTGCGTGCAACTGGACTCGCGACCACTGAAAATATTGTTGAGTCTTGCATGGATTGAAATAGTTACTCATTTGTTACAGGAAAATGGGTATCAATTGCTTTTTCTAAGTGCACGGGCAATATCTCAAGCCTACATTACTAGACAATTCCTAGTCAACCTTAAGCAGGTgaattaattatcaacacGCTATTTTATGTGGAGAATTCAGAatcttatgtttctttttgttaccTTTATTTCTCTCAAATTGAGGTTTGCTTTCACCTTTTACAGGATGGAAAGGCTTTGCCCGATGGTCCTGTTGTTATATCCCCTGACGGACTTTTTCCTTCTCTATTTCGTGAAGGTAAGACGCATCTACCAAATTGTTTCATGCATAGGTGCTTCTTTGCCTGTGCCATGCATGTATATGGCTTCAGTCTGTGCATTTAGTCCTAACAATAAAACGTTGAGAAGGCTGTGagcatttttttaatttagtgttGATATAtgtttcttaattaaaatgtaTGGACTAAAGACTTTTCCTGTTTTCTCAGTCATTAGGAGGGCTCCTCATGAATTCAAGATTGCATGCTTAGAGGTTAGTTTTCCTCGtttcatctttttctcaaTGTATGTCATGCTTCTCTAAACTGATATCCTTGCAAGTTATACAAGTCAATCACAGTGCTTAATAGTCTTTCTCTCTGTTgataacaatttaattttgtatacTTTTCTACTCCTTATAATGTCAATTGCAGTGCTTTGATAGCCTATCTCTCCTGATAAAATTGCTTTAagaactctctctctctctctctattctttgttgagagagagggagatgaGTCTGATGATTAACATCCTTGTGAGTCCTCAAATATTTCTGAGGATTATTTGTACTGTTACGCTTGCATATTTCTGAAGACAGGTGTAttcttatactttttaattctCCTAAATACCAGGATATCAAAGCATTGTTTCCTCCGGATTGCAGCCCTTTCTATGCTGGTTTTGGTAATAGAGATACTGATGAGATAAGTTATCTTAAGGTTGGAATCCCGAAGGGAAAAATCTTCATCATTAATCCCAAGGTACATCAATGCTTCATGCTTC is a genomic window of Ricinus communis isolate WT05 ecotype wild-type chromosome 2, ASM1957865v1, whole genome shotgun sequence containing:
- the LOC8278892 gene encoding phosphatidate phosphatase PAH2 isoform X1, with product MYAVGRLGSYITRGVYTVSGPFHPFGGAVDIIVVEQPDGSFKSSPWYVRFGKFQGVLKAREKVVNISVNGVDADFHMYLDQRGQAYFLREVEGEERESVSSSSGDDTDEQSQKSIRPVKSKSCNYDDSQLNAGDQFDESNRKIVSRSNSRRSRIFGLVFGRRSMKEDGYQDEGDGSVSSLERAEIAANLLDVKWSTNLDTSNPRKDNVSRFSTSDAFVTKLDKDRSTNHGQSQLGLSLQDTIETSVDQYTLAEATGSCNVQMDNDFQSGFENQEFPTEEPNVELSSLRTTKQIVKTSIMDESALEEKLEISEMSGNIAEDNLQDTDQDENVGAIISKIIYPDKKFNDEWVTDERNVALTEFDISEEKSQNSIVGLDVSKEQFEETKNLTSGGPEEFHFDAKALHVTTELIPEDRVTQQAEKVELDMLHIDCFNNNHQETNPSPSRYGHDELNFEVPLAVSDSYTKTVTVDPILGFVEVESNSISTISGFSNSVNQIQNEINVSDKIGRKDLQPSLNSVGAEQLNGDGDLTKAVSVPVSESSEDEQFLFSDLDDLKYRETGYVSTCPVSNKEACPSSCPAGTNEVNGPFSTNDECNSSQESFHQTNQLADIISIGNSKVASSPISISKLNSTADTEIRRRAESLPDIWSRIDNLGTEDVKHPLSHSLDTNSKSLDWNLHYKDESRFISSDTDNENQSSLEHSNKEESHRSEDIRSAVVNPAVEISLCKHLLYEGMGAEAASQAFDAEKLDIDKFNSIGPTVVKNDRLIVRIGGHYFPWDAAAPIVLGMVTFGSEIMFEPKGMISVDQVQKSLVGDPSSAIVTTGEGWRIWPFSFRRSRSRKAGQPTLTETGSSDADNVSDNKLLMDNEKTLVKPKALKKIVRANTPTSEELASLNLKEGSNVITFTFSTAMLGRQKVDARIYLWKWNTRIVISDVDGTITRSDVLGQFMPLVGVDWSQTGVAHLFSAIKENGYQLLFLSARAISQAYITRQFLVNLKQDGKALPDGPVVISPDGLFPSLFREVIRRAPHEFKIACLEDIKALFPPDCSPFYAGFGNRDTDEISYLKVGIPKGKIFIINPKGEVAVNRRVDTKSYTSLHDLVHGMFPVMTSSEQEDFNSWNFWKLPPPDIDF
- the LOC8278892 gene encoding phosphatidate phosphatase PAH2 isoform X3: MYAVGRLGSYITRGVYTVSGPFHPFGGAVDIIVVEQPDGSFKSSPWYVRFGKFQGVLKAREKVVNISVNGVDADFHMYLDQRGQAYFLREVEGEERESVSSSSGDDTDEQSQKSIRPVKSKSCNYDDSQLNAGDQFDESNRKIVSRSNSRRSRIFGLVFGRRSMKEDGYQDEGDGSVSSLERAEIAANLLDVKWSTNLDTSNPRKDNVSRFSTSDAFVTKLDKDRSTNHGQSQLGLSLQDTIETSVDQYTLAEATGSCNVQMDNDFQSGFENQEFPTEEPNVELSSLRTTKQIVKTSIMDESALEEKLEISEMSGNIAEDNLQDTDQDENVGAIISKIIYPDKKFNDEWVTDERNVALTEFDISEEKSQNSIVGLDVSKEQFEETKNLTSGGPEEFHFDAKALHVTTELIPEDRVTQQAEKVELDMLHIDCFNNNHQETNPSPSRYGHDELNFEVPLAVSDSYTKTVTVDPILGFVEVESNSISTISGFSNSVNQIQNEINVSDKIGRKDLQPSLNSVGAEQLNGDGDLTKAVSVPVSESSEDEQFLFSDLDDLKYRETGYVSTCPVSNKEACPSSCPAGTNEVNGPFSTNDECNSSQESFHQTNQLADIISIGNSKVASSPISISKLNSTADTEIRRRAESLPDIWSRIDNLGTEDVKHPLSHSLDTNSKSLDWNLHYKDESRFISSDTDNENQSSLEHSNKEESHRSEDIRSAVVNPAVEISLCKHLLYEGMGAEAASQAFDAEKLDIDKFNSIGPTVVKNDRLIVRIGGHYFPWDAAAPIVLGMVTFGSEIMFEPKGMISVDQVQKSLVGDPSSAIVTTGEGWRIWPFSFRRSRSRKAGQPTLTETGSSDADNVSDNKLLMDNEKTLVKPKALKKIVRANTPTSEELASLNLKEGSNVITFTFSTAMLGRQKVDARIYLWKWNTRIVISDVDGTITRKMGINCFF
- the LOC8278892 gene encoding phosphatidate phosphatase PAH2 isoform X2; this translates as MYAVGRLGSYITRGVYTVSGPFHPFGGAVDIIVVEQPDGSFKSSPWYVRFGKFQGVLKAREKVVNISVNGVDADFHMYLDQRGQAYFLREVEGEERESVSSSSGDDTDEQSQKSIRPVKSKSCNYDDSQLNAGDQFDESNRKIVSRSNSRRSRIFGLVFGRRSMKEDGYQDEGDGSVSSLERAEIAANLLDVKWSTNLDTSNPRKDNVSRFSTSDAFVTKLDKDRSTNHGQSQLGLSLQDTIETSVDQYTLAEATGSCNVQMDNDFQSGFENQEFPTEEPNVELSSLRTTKQIVKTSIMDESALEEKLEISEMSGNIAEDNLQDTDQDENVGAIISKIIYPDKKFNDEWVTDERNVALTEFDISEEKSQNSIVGLDVSKEQFEETKNLTSGGPEEFHFDAKALHVTTELIPEDRVTQQAEKVELDMLHIDCFNNNHQETNPSPSRYGHDELNFEVPLAVSDSYTKTVTVDPILGFVEVESNSISTISGFSNSVNQIQNEINVSDKIGRKDLQPSLNSVGAEQLNGDGDLTKAVSVPVSESSEDEQFLFSDLDDLKYRETGYVSTCPVSNKEACPSSCPAGTNEVNGPFSTNDECNSSQESFHQTNQLADIISIGNSKVASSPISISKLNSTADTEIRRRAESLPDIWSRIDNLGTEDVKHPLSHSLDTNSKSLDWNLHYKDESRFISSDTDNENQSSLEHSNKEESHRSEDIRSAVVNPAVGDPSSAIVTTGEGWRIWPFSFRRSRSRKAGQPTLTETGSSDADNVSDNKLLMDNEKTLVKPKALKKIVRANTPTSEELASLNLKEGSNVITFTFSTAMLGRQKVDARIYLWKWNTRIVISDVDGTITRSDVLGQFMPLVGVDWSQTGVAHLFSAIKENGYQLLFLSARAISQAYITRQFLVNLKQDGKALPDGPVVISPDGLFPSLFREVIRRAPHEFKIACLEDIKALFPPDCSPFYAGFGNRDTDEISYLKVGIPKGKIFIINPKGEVAVNRRVDTKSYTSLHDLVHGMFPVMTSSEQEDFNSWNFWKLPPPDIDF